CATATctggaggaaaaaaaaaaagtaagtatCCGAAACTTCTGATTCTTTTTACAATATAAATAGATCTTATGCCCGTAATGAAAacgaactctttttttttctttaccaaTAACTAAAAAACTTCTTTGCCGCAAATAAAATAACTGAATTGAATGCTCTACTTGATTGAATTTTGATTTAAGGGAAAGAAACCGTGAAGCTGAAATAACTCACCCAGAACACTTTTTAAAGGATTACGTGGTACGATTGAGTCCAATAAGCCCTTGTGGAATAAATACTCAGCCGCCTGGGAACCATCAGGTACTGTCTTATTCAATGTTTGTTCAATTACTCTTTTACCCGCAAATGCAATGTAGGCATTAGGCTCGGCAATAATGATATCTCCCAACATACCAAAACTTGCAGTCACCCCACCGGTTGTAGGAGATGTAAGGATTGATACATAGAATAACTttttatttgattgataattatatGAAGCGGAAGATATTTTAGCCATTTGCATCAAGCTCAAACTTCCTTCTTGCATGCGCGCTCCTCCCGAAGCACAAACTATAATAAGAGGTAGAGCTTTACGAGTCGCATGCTCGATCAAACGGGTAATTTTCTCGCCTACTACGGATCCCATACTGCCCCCCATGAACTGAAAATCCATAACCCCAATAGCTATGGGAATACCATTTAGTTGACCTATGCCTGTTTGAATAGCCTCGGTTAACCCTGTTTTTCTTTGATAAGAATCGATACGATCTTTATAAGGTTCCTCTTCTGAATGAAATTCAATGGGGTCCATAGAAACCATGTCTTCATTCATAGGATCCCAAGTGCCCGGATCAACCGAAAGCTCGATTCTATCTGAACTGCTCATTTTCAAATGATATCCGCATTGTTCACAAACATTGAGTTTTgacttaaaaaatttcttataatttaaCCCATAACAACTCTCGCATTGAACCCACaaatgtattttttatttatatcGAGATCATTATATCTTCTTCTCATATTGAAATCACTTCTATTTGTGCTAATTCGTATACTGGAACTCTCGTTGTCACTACTATTTACACTTTCATTACAAATGTAACTATACATGTAACTGTCGCTGTAATTGTAACTATCGCCTGAAATGTAATTATCAATACTGATTTCAGAACGAAGATAACTATCAATGCAATTAAAAATGTGATTATTCCAACTATATTGAGTATCATACATATAACGATCGTAGTAGTGATTGTCGCTTTGAGAACCATTATTCAGATAACTATAAAAGGAACTTTCTAGTTCATTCATAAAAGAGCGATCGTTGTCAATctcgaaaataaaattttcaataTTAAAATATATCGAATAACTGTTACCATTACGATCCCTAACTAAAAAGATGTCATCAGAGATCAAACTCCGAATGTCCCTGACATCGAAAAAAGTATCCATATTATTAGCACTGGAATTATCACTATCGTCCCCACTATCAATATTTTTATCCCTATCATATATAACGGGATCTTCACTTCCACTGGTATTTTCAATAGGACCAAGACTATCCATTGATTTACTTAGCCCAGACCTATGTTTTAATTCCTCGTTAAACAACATCGAATGGAACCACCTTTTTTCCATAGAGCTTGTCTGCCCCCCTATTTGAATGTAAATACAATAGATGAATAGTCATTCGATGAataataatttgaatatatcctcTCGGAATAAGCATATAGATCCAATAGAATAATTAACTAATCACGGATGAGTCTTGAAAAAAAGGATTCTTTTTTTGTGGGAATCTGGATATCACTTCACTATCAATCTATATGATGGAACCCTTTCTTCAATTAGAATAGAAAGCGAGGGTTATCCCGTGCCGTGTACAAATTCTAATCGAAAAGATTTGTTCTCTCCTAGGAAGAATTCTTTTTTGGAGAATAATAAGTTTCTATTGCAATGCGGAAGGAAAAGGGCAATATACGGGACGGGGATAAAGCGTTGTGACCATTGGCTCGATTCGACCATAGTCCGGATTAAGGGGTATAGAAAATATTCTACTAATCCCATCTCAAGGATCCATAGGATTAATTATGGATCCAACAACAGAAGGATTTGAATTGTTGAGTCTTAGATCTTGTATTTAATATTTTGTATACCGAAATCCAGTATGTATATATGCCTGGAAAATGAAATAGGAACCTTATTCGTTATTCGGCTCAATCCTTTTTTAGTAAAAGATTGGGCCGAGTTTAATTGCAATTCAATTAAAGGAACGAATGGTAATTACTGGATTACAAAGTATCCATTGCTTCAAATTCGAATTTGATTTCCTTCCATACTTCACAAGCAGCTGCTAGCTCAGGGCTCCATTTGCAAGCTTCACGGATAATGTCATTACCTTGACGAGCAAGATCACGTCCCTCATTACGCGCTTGTACACACGCTTCTAGGGCTACTCGATTTGCTACAGCACCCGGTGCATTACCCCAAGGGTGTCCTAAAGTTCCTCCACCGAACTGTAGTACAGAGTCATCTCCAAAGATCTCGGTCAGAGCAGGCATATGCCAAACGTGAATACCACCTGAAGCCACAGGCAGAACACCCGGTAGAGATACCCAATCTTGGGTGAAATAAATACCACGACTTCGGTCTTTTTCAATATAATCATCACGTAGTAAATCAACAAAGCCCAAGGTTATTTCTCTTTCCCCTTCCAGTTTACCTACTACGGTACCAGAGTGAATATGATCTCCACCAGTACGTAATGCTTTCGCTAGTACACGGAAGTGGATACCATGATTCTTCTGTCTATCAATTGCGCGGTGGATGGATGTGAAGAAGTAAGCCATTATCTCGGCAATAATGAGCCAAGCTAGTATTTGCAGTGAATCCACCCGTTAAGTAGTCATGCATTACAATAGGAACTCCCAATTCTCTGGCAAATACAGcccttttcatcatttcttcGCATGTACCTGCAGTAGCATTCAAGTAATGTCCTTTGATTTCACCTGTTTCGGCCTGTGATTTATAAATTGCttcggcacaaaataagaaacggTCTCTCCAACGCATAAAGGGTTGTGAGTTCACGTTTCATCATCCTTGGTAAAATCAAGTCCACCACGTAGACATTCATAAACCGCCCTACCGTAGTTCTTAGCAGATAACCCCAATTTTGGTTTAATAGTACATCCCAATAGGGGACGACCATACTTATTCAATTTATCTCTTTCAACTTGGATACCGTGAGGTGGTCCTTGGAAAGTTTTAACATAAGCAACAGGAATTCGCAGATCCTCCAGACGTAGAGCACGAAGCGCTTTGAACCCAAATACATTACCCACGATGGAAGTAAACATGTTAGTAACAGAACCTTCTTCAAAAAGGTCTAAAGGATAAGCTACATAACAAATATATTGATTGTCTTCTCCAGCAACGGGCTCGATGTCGTAGCATCTTCCTTTGTAACGATCAAGGCTGGTAAGTCCATCGGTCCACACAGTTGTCCATGTACCAGTAGAAGATTCGGCAGCTACCGCGGCCCCTGCTTCCTCAGGTGGAACTCCAG
This genomic stretch from Papaver somniferum cultivar HN1 chromosome 5, ASM357369v1, whole genome shotgun sequence harbors:
- the LOC113284130 gene encoding uncharacterized protein LOC113284130, with protein sequence MRCREGLMSPQTETKAGVGFKAGVKDYKLTYYTPDYETKDTDILAAFRVTPQPGVPPEEAGAAVAAESSTGTWTTVWTDGLTSLDRYKGRCYDIEPVAGEDNQYICYVAYPLDLFEEGSVTNMFTSIVGNVFGFKALRALRLEDLRIPVAYVKTFQGPPHGIQVERDKLNKYGRPLLGCTIKPKLGLSAKNYGRAVYECLRGGLDFTKDDET